The Tachypleus tridentatus isolate NWPU-2018 chromosome 5, ASM421037v1, whole genome shotgun sequence genome includes a window with the following:
- the LOC143250246 gene encoding uncharacterized protein LOC143250246 yields MADNSLTIEHKIFILKTFWKVENKAEVQRRFTRKFHMDAPSCSSISRIIAKFDEHGTLHHMRKGRSGRKGSSKSPTREQEVIDNVLNSPRKSVRQLSHETGIPKSNVHRILKRSQFKSFISSLVHALNEDDPNRRVEFCEWYLARCAGDDEFPLKIVWSDKATFKLNGSINRHNCFYWATENPHVTEEHHLNLPGVTVWCGLSTRGLIGPFFFQDTVTALNYLNMLQEFAMPRIQEQFGKEEGFFQQHGAPPHFHRDVRAYLCQTDRLDEEEV; encoded by the coding sequence ATGGCGGATAATTCGCTTACAATcgagcacaaaatattcattctcaaaactttttggaaagtcgaaaacaaagctgaagtgcaaagacgttTTACTAGAAAGTTCCATATGGATGCGCCATCTTGCTCCAGCATTTCACGCATCATCGCCAAGTTTGATGAACACGGAACTCTCCACCATATGAGAAAGGGTCGCTCCGGTCGAAAAGGATCATCAAAAAGCCCAACAAGAGAGCAAGAGGTCATTGATAATGTTCTGAATTCTCCAAGAAAATCAGTGCGCCAACTGTCTCATGAAACAGGTATCCCTAAATCCAACGTTCATCGCATTTTGAAGCGTTCCCAATTCAAAAGTTTCATCTCATCGCTTGTTCACGCTCTGAATGAAGATGACCCTAATCGAAGGGTTGAGTTCTGTGAATGGTATCTTGCTAGATGTGCAGGCGATGATGAATTTCcactcaaaattgtttggagtGATAAAGCAACGTTTAAGCTGAATGGCTCAATAAATCGACACAACTGCTTCTACTGGGCAACAGAAAATCCACATGTTACAGAGGAACATCACTTGAATTTGCCTGGAGTGACTGTGTGGTGTGGTCTGTCCACTAGGGGACTCATCGGACCATTCTTTTTCCAAGACACCGTAACAGCATTGAATTATCTCAACATGCTACAAGAGTTTGCCATGCCACGCATCCAAGAACAATTTGGAAAAGAAGAGGGTTTCTTCCAGCAGCATGGCGCTCCTCCCCACTTCCATCGCGACGTGAGAGCATATCTATGCCAGACAGATAGATTGGACGAAGAGGAAGTGTAG